ATAAACCGCGAGTACAGGCAGAGCGTACCGCGGGACTTGTAGATTCCGGTCGTAATGCTGATATGGATTTTGCACTTATGCTTGATCTGTTGCTTCAGGAAATCGAAATTCTGAATGATATGGTCGATGCAGAGTTGGCAGTTTTTAATCTATCTATTGATATAGAAGCTGAATTAAAAGGTGTAGGTGAACCTTCGTCTGGCCCGCAGGATGAATTGGAGATCAGTCTAGAATTGCCGGAATCCGGCAGTGCAGATGCTCCTGTTTCTTTTGTCGCCAATGCTCTTGTGGAAGAGCCTGAGGCGATTAGAGAAGCGTCTAAACCTGTTTCAAAGCCTGCTGCAACTCCAAAAGAAACGCCAAAACAAAAGCAAAATCCAGAGCCGAAACCAAAAGTTAAAGCAGCTCCAGAGACCGCATCTGCTCCAGCTAAGGCGAAAGAGAAGGCTCCTGTAAAACAGCAAAAGCCAAAATCATCCAGTACGATCCGTGTTGATCATGAAAAACTTGATCATTTAATGAACCTAATTGGTGAGTTGATCATTAACCGAAACCGTTACACGATGCTGGCCCGTAATCTTGAAGATGGGAACGATGTAGACATTCAGGAAGTTGCCCAGTCTTTGACTGAAACAACTTACGCAATGGCACGTATTTCAGATGATCTTCAAGATACTATTATGAAGGTTCGCATGGTGCCAGTGTCTTCTGTGTTCTCCCGTTTTCCTCGTCTGGTTCGAGACCTTTCCCGTAAGAGCGGGAAAGAAGTAGACTTGATCATGGAAGGCGAAGAAACAGAATTGGATAAAAGCGTTGTGGAAGTCATCGGAGATCCACTAGTCCACCTTATTCGAAACGCAATGGATCACGGTGTCGAGTCTGAAGAAGATCGTTTAAAGGCTGGTAAGCAGGGCAAAGGTACTGTTCACCTCCGTGCATATTATCGTGGTAACTCCGTAGCCATTGAAATTGAAGATGATGGTAAAGGTATTGATCCGGAAAAAATGCGCGAAGTTGCGATCAAAAAGGGTATCATTAGTCCTGATGAAGCAAAAGTTCTTGATGATCGTGAAGCAATGGAGCTTATTTTTGCGCCGGGATTCTCTTCTGCTGAGACCATTACAGACATTTCTGGGCGAGGCGTTGGTATGGACGTTGTCCGTACTAACATTAAAAACCTTAAAGGAAGCGTTGCTATCCATTCTGAGCTCGGAAAAGGAACTCGCTTTACCTTGACCCTGCCGCTTACTCTGGCGATTATTGATGCTCTTATGGTTAATGTTGCTGGTGAAGCGTTTGCAATTCCGTTGGATGCTGTTTCTGAAACAACCAAAATTGAATCAGCGCGTCTTACTGATGTGAACGGGCGTAAAGCTGTAACCTTGCGTGGTGAAGTGCTTGGACTTGTCTATATGTCAGACTTGTTAGACTTACCGCGTTCTGAAGAAGCAGATGTACTTTCTGTTGTTGTGATCCATGATAACGATAGACGACTGGGGATTGTTGTAGACAAACTTCATGAGCGTCAGGAAATTGTTATTAAGCCGTTGGGTGAATACCTTGGAGATATTAAAGGTATTTCCGGCGCAACCATTATGGGTGACGGTTCTGTA
This sequence is a window from Halodesulfovibrio aestuarii DSM 17919 = ATCC 29578. Protein-coding genes within it:
- a CDS encoding chemotaxis protein CheA, which produces MSQDFLDPEIFADFIIEAKEHLETIEPNLLELEKEPEDISLLNEIFRPMHSLKGASGFLGLNKMNTLAHRAENIMDELRKGDMEATPAIMDVILEATDALRKILDNLENEGEEGDVATDPIIQTLDALLAGEEPTPATSSVNVANEPEQDVAVEDTPLEAVQEESSIEFDQDELEVSTRAVVDIPEGEPYALTSFGEGHLRDFIEEAAENTADLSNGLLELEQNPEDNDALVNDLFRFFHNLKGNSGIIGFQELNSLTHEAETLLNRTRKGELPVTQGLIDTLLRCVDVIDILVNRIDIETGQVPTFDLSEILSVLRHAVEHGEFPEVVKNTPVPASEEESVECVEEVPEYDKEDMDIFIVTITQQRVAVDLAVKALEKDSTQEDYINSLYRSLVTTQNSCSYMQYDKPRVQAERTAGLVDSGRNADMDFALMLDLLLQEIEILNDMVDAELAVFNLSIDIEAELKGVGEPSSGPQDELEISLELPESGSADAPVSFVANALVEEPEAIREASKPVSKPAATPKETPKQKQNPEPKPKVKAAPETASAPAKAKEKAPVKQQKPKSSSTIRVDHEKLDHLMNLIGELIINRNRYTMLARNLEDGNDVDIQEVAQSLTETTYAMARISDDLQDTIMKVRMVPVSSVFSRFPRLVRDLSRKSGKEVDLIMEGEETELDKSVVEVIGDPLVHLIRNAMDHGVESEEDRLKAGKQGKGTVHLRAYYRGNSVAIEIEDDGKGIDPEKMREVAIKKGIISPDEAKVLDDREAMELIFAPGFSSAETITDISGRGVGMDVVRTNIKNLKGSVAIHSELGKGTRFTLTLPLTLAIIDALMVNVAGEAFAIPLDAVSETTKIESARLTDVNGRKAVTLRGEVLGLVYMSDLLDLPRSEEADVLSVVVIHDNDRRLGIVVDKLHERQEIVIKPLGEYLGDIKGISGATIMGDGSVILILDPHEIYLMATSKAL